The window CGGGGCCACCGCCGCCGCGGCGACGGCCGCCACGGCCGGCTGGAGCAGGGCGGAGGTCGGGATCCGGGTGGAGCCGGCGGGCTCGTAGCGCAGCGGAAGCTCCGGTGGGGAGTAGGCGTGCACGGTGGTGGCCGCGACGTCGCCGCGGTTGACGATCTGGTGGACGTGGTCGGCGCCGAACCTGACGACCTGGCCGCGGGTGTAGCGGTGGGTCTCGCGCCGGTGCCAGGACTCCCGGCGCAGGTCGTGGATGTCCTCCTCGACGGCGCCGTCGGCAACCGCGAGCGCGCCCAGCGCACCGCCGTGGTCGTGCACGGCGGTGTGCTGGCCGGGTGCCCACCCGATCAGCCACACCTCGACGGCGCCGGTCAGCAGCAGCCGGGTGTACCAGCGCCGCTGAGGGTCGTGGCGCACGATCGGCCGCCACAGCCAGCTCGCGGCGGCGAGGCGCCCGGCGAGGTCACCCAGCGCGGCGTGGCCGAGCGGCGTGTCGTCGTCGCGCAGCACGGCGGCGCCGAGGCCCGCCGGCAGGAGACCGGCCGGTAGCAGGTCCGCGGACGGATCGCCGGGCGCCGTCCAGTCCCGTCGTGGTCGGGCGGTGGCCGGCGCGGGCCCGGTCTGCCAGGGATGGTCGGTCTCGCGGGTCGCGGACGCCGTCGTCAGGCCGAGGATCGCGGGATGGACGAGTGGCACGTGAGACTCCAGCGGGTGCGGCGCGCGCGACGCGCGCGTGGGTCAGGAGAGTCGGGTGGGCGGCGGGAACGGCTGGCGGCGAGCCACCTGGGCCGGCGCCGGGAGCGACGCGCCGGCGGCGTCGGCGCGTCCGGGCCCTGGCGGGCACTCCCGGTTGTCAGCTATTTCCGATCGGGAAGATGGGAAATGGCGCGCGGCGTGCCGCTGGAAGATCGCGAGGCGTGCGCTCCCGTCCGGGCCGGGTCCGGTCGCACCGCGGCGGCGATGCTCCGATGGCTCTCACCGGCGCTCGCGGCACGGGCTGAGGCGAGGCCGAAGGCCGGCAGGGCGCGGGGGCGCGCGGTGCGTGAGCCGTTCACCCGGCTGCCGGCGGCGGACGGCCGGGTCGTCGGTGCGCGGCTCGCCCCTCCAGGCGGACGCCGTCGGCTGTCCGGAAGCCGACCGGAGGTCAGCGGGCGGGGACGGCCGCCTCGGTACACATGCCGCTCGCCAGCCGACCCAGATCGGTGACGCGGTCGCTGTGCAGCAGGAGGACGACTGCCATGCGCCGATGGTATCCGCCCCGGCCGCCCGCCGTCGCCGATCTGGACCGCGCCCCGCAAGATAGTCAACGATGCTGACGACCCTGCTCCGCGCTGACGACCCTGTTGCGCCGTCCGGACCGGCGGAACCGGGCAGATCACTGTCGTGCCGGCTGTTCGTCACCTTTCCGCCACGCTTTGCCCCTTTCGGGTAGGTCAGAAGTGGCATCGCGGCCCTAGGGAACGCGTTGGTAGCGGTCTGTCGTGGTGGGCGGGACTTTCGACCCGGGCGGGCGTCGTATTGTGCAGCTCGGGGCGGCTGATCGTCGTCACCGCGAAAGCGGTTCGCCGGCACGGGCGCGGGCCGGCGAGGCGGTAGGAGGTGCTGGCGGTGACCAGTGAGGCCGGCCATGCGCGGGTTCCACCGTCGGCGTCGTCCGCCGCGACGCGGCCGCTCGGCGCGGCGCGGTCGTCGCTGCCCACCCAGGACAGGCCTGAGGCCGCGGCGCGCGACGCCGCGTCGCCCCCCGGCCCGGCCGTCCCCGCCACCTCGCCGGGCGTCGGTGAGGCCGCCGCCCCGCCGCCGCGGACCGGCCAGGCGGTCCACGCCGAGCCGGGCGCCCCGCTCGAGGAGCGGATAGAGCGGATGCTGTCCCGGCTCGGCGACCGGGTCGACGACGCGCTCGCCGGGCAGGGGCGGATGCGGGGCCTGGTCGACGTGGTCGTCGCCGCCGCCCAGGAGCCGAGCCTGCCGGCGACGCTGCGCCGCGCCGTCGAGGCCGCCTGCCGGCTCGCCGACGCCGAGTACGGCGCGATCGGCGTCCTCGGGGCTGACGGGCGGATCACCGACCTCGTGCAGGCGGGCGTCGAGTCGCAGGACGCGGCCAGCATCGGCTGCCTGCCGGCCGGGCACGAGCTGCTCGGCAAGGCGCTGCGGGAGACCTGGACGCTGCGGGTCGACGATGTCGCCCGCAGGCCCGAGGCGATGGGGCTCGCGACGGACGATCCGGCGTTCGACACGTTCCTGGGCGTGCAGATCGCCGTGCGCGGGGTCGCGTTCGGCGGTTTCTTCCTCGGTGGCAAGCGCGGCGGCGGCTCGTTCACGCGGGCGGACGAGGAGCTGGTGACGGCGCTGGCGGCGGCGGTCGGGATCGCGGTCGAGAACGCCCGGCTGCGCGACGAGGCCCGCCGCCAGCAGGCCTGGCACACGGCCAGCGGTGAGATCTCCGCGGCGCTGGTGTCGGTCGACGAGCCGTGGGCCGCGCTCGACCTGGTCGCCCGCCGCGCCCGCCAGGTCACCTCGGCGTGTCTGGCGGCGATCGTGCTGCCGGACGCCAGGACCGGGTTCGTGGTGACGAACGCCGACGGGCCGGGGGCGCAGGCGCTGCGCGGCCGGTCGCTGCCGATGGACCGCAGCCAGCTGGTCGAGGCGATGCGGGCCGGTCACGCCCAGGTCGTGTGCGCCGACGACCTTGGTGACCTGCTCGGGGACGCGGCCGACGGGCTCGCGCTGTCGTGCGTGATGGTGGTACCGATGGCCGCGGCGGGCCGGCCGGTCGGCGGCCTGCTGCTCGGCGTCCAGGCGTCGGCGGGCGCGGCCCCCGGGGTGTCGGCCTCGGTGGGTGCGCCGCTGGGCCGGGTGGGCGGCGTCGCGCCGTTCAGCGCGCTGGACCTGGAGATGGCGACCGCCTTCGCCGGGCAGGCGGCGCTCACCCTGGAGCTGACCCGGCTGCAGCGTGACCGGGAGCGCCTGGCCGTCTTCGAGGACCGCGACCGCATCGCCCGCGACCTGCACGACGTCGTCATCCAGCGGCTGTTCGCCACCGGCCTGTCGCTGCAGGGGCTAGCGCGCTCGGTGCCGCCGCCGGTCGCCGCCCGGGTCGCCGGCGCGGTCGCCGAGCTCGACCAGACCATCTCGGAGCTGCGGCACACGATCTTCTCGCTGACCTCGCCGACCCCGGACGGCGCCCACCTGCGGGCCGAGATCGACCGGATCGTCGGCCAGGCCGAGCACTCGCTCGGGCTGCGCCCGGCGGTGCGGGTCGAGGGGCCGGTCGAGCGGGTGCCGGTCGTGATCCATCCGCATCTGCTCGCGGCGTTGCGCGAGGCGCTGTCGAACATCGCCCGGCACTCGCGGGCGACCCGGGTGCGGGTGCTGGTCCGGGCCGGCGACGACCTCGTGGTGGTCGAGGTCCAGGACGACGGCGTCGGGCCTGGCGGCGCGACCGTCACCAGCGGCCTGGCGAACCTGCGCCGCCGGGCCATGGACCTGGGCGGTCACCTGGACTTCGGCCCTGGTCTGGGTGGTGTCGGGACCCGGGTCCGCTGGCAGGTCCCCACGCTGGGCCGGGAGTCACCGCCCGACTGGGCCGCCGCCCCCACCCCGCCGAGCCTTCCCCGCCCGTAGCGCCCGCGCGGGACGGCCGGCCTGTGTCCCGAGTGCCCTACGTTCCCAGCTTGGTGGCGAAGACGGCGGCCTGGGTGCGGCTCTCGAGGCCGAGCTTGGACAGCATGCTCGAGACGTAGTTCTTGACCGTCTTCTCCGCGAGGTACATGCGGTTGGCGATCTGACGGTTGGTGAGTCCCTCGGCGATGAGGGCGAGAATGCGCCGTTCCTGGTCGGTGAGGCCCGCGAGGCGTTCGTCCTCGGCCGGGCCCTGCCGCAGCCGGTAGAGGACCCGGGGGGTGACCTCGGGGTCGAGCAGCGACTGGCCGGCGGCGACGCGGCGGACGGCGTCGACGAGCGCCGCGCCGCGGATCTGCTTGAGCACGTACCCGGCGGCGCCGGCCATGATCGCGGTGAACAGGGCGTCCTCGTCGTCGAACGACGTCAGGATCAGGCAGGCGATGGTGGAGTCGTTGGAGCGGACCTGGCGGCAGACCTCGATGCCGCTGCCGTCCTGCAGCCGGGCGTCGAGGACGGCGACGTCCGGACGAAGCGCCATGATCTGCTCAAGGGCCTCGTCGGCGCGGCCGGCCTCGCCGACGATCTCGATGTCCGGCTCCTCGGACAGCAGGTCCCGCAGGCCGCGCCGGACGACCTCATGGTCGTCGAGCAGGAAAATACGGATCGTGCGGCCGGGAGGCGGTGCGGGCTCGCCGGTGGCCACCGCCGGTGCCCCGGTCAGACCCGCGGGAAAGTCCGCGGCTTTGCTCCGGGCACTCGCCGATGCGGGAATGTCCGCTGATACCTCTGACACCGTTGACCCCGCCAGACCCGCTGTCGTTGAAGACTCTCTGTGTCACGCGCTGTGTCACGTGATGCAGCGAGAGTATAACGCGGGAGTTCACTGACCTGGACCGACCGGGCCGCCAGCAGGGATGCCTACTGGCACGCAAGGGCCCGTGAGGTCAGGTAATTCGTCCCGGGTGATTATTCGACGGCACTGTGCGACGTCCTCGCCGATTCGCTGGCTCTTGGCCTCCCGTCGCATACCGGCAGTGGAGAACCGCCGCTCGCGCACCGCGATGCCAGGGTTGGTGCATGTCCTATGTGTATCTTCTGGGCGACCTGCCGGCGAGCCTGGCCGGCACCCGTTACCCCCGGTCGGCCGCGGCCGCCTCGGTGGCGGGCGGGCCGCCCGGCTCCTCGACGGTCTCCCCGGCCGGCGCCAGTCCCGCCGCGGTGCTCGGCGGGCCGGCGGACGGCGTCACCGCGCTGCCCGGCAGGGCCCGGCGGGCGCTCAGCACCGCCAGGCCGATCATCACGCCCGCGCCGGCGACGACGGCGAACCCGGCTCTCGGGCCGTGCCGGTCGATGAGGGCGCCGGCCAGGGGCGCCCCGGCGGAGATGCCGGCCACCAGCGCGACCTGCAGCCAGGCGAAGCCCTCGGTCCGCGCCTCCGGCGGCATGAGCCGCTCCATCAGCGCGTTGGCGCTGATCAGCGTCGGCGAGGCGGTGGCGCCGGCGAGCACCAGCAACGGCAGCAGCACCGCCGGGTTCGGCGCGGCGAGCGGCAGCCACATCGCCACCGACATCAGCGCGGCGGCGACCAGGAAGCGCCGGGTCGGGCCACTCGCGCTCGCCCGGGCCCCGTACAGCAGCGAGCTCAGGCCCGAGCCGAACGCGAACAGCGCGAGGGTGAAACCGGACAGGGCACCGAGCCCGGCCGCCCGGCCGTACGCGACCGAGGAGAGGTCGACCCCGCCGAAGGACACCCCGACGGAGAAGGTGACGAGGAGCAGCGCCCGCACCGCGGGGTCGCGGAACACCCGCGGCCTGGGCAGGCCGGCCGCGCTCGGCCGTGGCCCGGGATCGCTGCCGCGCTGCGCGGCCAGCGCCAGCGTCCCGACCGTCACCAGCACGCCGGAGACGGCAAGCCCCGACGCCGGCGTCACCCCGGTCACCAGCCAGGTGACGAGCACCGGCCCACAGATGAAGATCACCTCGTCGAGCGCGGCCTCCAGCGCGAACGCGGTCCCCAGCAACCGCGAGCCGCCCAGCCGGTGGCTCCAGCGGGTCCGCACGCAGGCGCCCAGCGGCGGGAACAGGCCGCCGGTCAGCGCCCCGGCGACGTACCAGAGCGGGCGGGGCGCGCCGAGGCCGACGCTGAGGAGCAGACCGACCAGGCCCACCAGATGGCCGGCCAGGCACCACAGCAGCACCCGGGCCTGGCCGAACCGGTCGAGCGCGCGCCCGAGCCGGGCGGCGAGCACCGCCTCGCCGATCGTGCCGGCGGCGACGACCGTGCCGCCGACGCCGTAGGAGCCGGTCACATGCTGGACGTAGAGGACGATCCCGATCCCGACCATGGAGATCGGCAGCCGGCCGACGAACGCGGCGGGCACGAAGCGGGCGGCGCCCGGGGTCGCGAACGCCTGCCGGTAGACACTGGCCAACAGAGGACTCCCGAGCCGCCAACACCGCCAACAGCTGCCGGCGACCGCCCGCGGCTGACCCCGCGGCGCACGCCCGGCTGCCGGGGCGCGGACCGACGGGCATGCGCCGCCCGTCGCGTGGTCCCCTGGCCGGTCCCACCCTGCCTGACCGGCGGCGCGGAAGCCATCGGATTACCGGCGAGCCCCCTCACACCGCGGCGGGCCGGACAGGGCCGGCCTGGGGGTCACCAGCCGGTGTCGCGAACCCAGCGGGCGCGCGGCGCGTGCCGGCGGGGGTGTGGCCCGGCGGCGCGCAGCCGGCGGACGAACGGCAGCACGGCCAGCGCGCCGAACACGAAGCCGACCACGTGCGCGCCGTAGGCGACCCCGCCGCCGGAGGAGACGCCGATTCCGGTGAAGTACAGGTACTGAAGTACGAACCAGAACCCGAGCACGATCCAGGCCGGTAGCCAGAACGGGATGAAGAACAGGACCGGTATCAGGCCGATCACCCGGGCCTGGGGGAACAGCACCAGGTAGGCGCCGAGCACGCCGGCGATAGCGCCGGAAGCGCCGATAAGCGTGTTCTGCGAGTCGGGTTGGGCGAGGGAGAAGCCGTAGGCGGCGACAAACCCGCAGGCCAGGTAGAAGAGCAGGTAGGTAAGCCTGCCCATCCGGTCCTCGATGTTGTTGCCGAACACCCCGAGGAACAGCATGTTG of the Pseudofrankia saprophytica genome contains:
- a CDS encoding MFS transporter, translating into MASVYRQAFATPGAARFVPAAFVGRLPISMVGIGIVLYVQHVTGSYGVGGTVVAAGTIGEAVLAARLGRALDRFGQARVLLWCLAGHLVGLVGLLLSVGLGAPRPLWYVAGALTGGLFPPLGACVRTRWSHRLGGSRLLGTAFALEAALDEVIFICGPVLVTWLVTGVTPASGLAVSGVLVTVGTLALAAQRGSDPGPRPSAAGLPRPRVFRDPAVRALLLVTFSVGVSFGGVDLSSVAYGRAAGLGALSGFTLALFAFGSGLSSLLYGARASASGPTRRFLVAAALMSVAMWLPLAAPNPAVLLPLLVLAGATASPTLISANALMERLMPPEARTEGFAWLQVALVAGISAGAPLAGALIDRHGPRAGFAVVAGAGVMIGLAVLSARRALPGSAVTPSAGPPSTAAGLAPAGETVEEPGGPPATEAAAADRG
- a CDS encoding response regulator, which codes for MATGEPAPPPGRTIRIFLLDDHEVVRRGLRDLLSEEPDIEIVGEAGRADEALEQIMALRPDVAVLDARLQDGSGIEVCRQVRSNDSTIACLILTSFDDEDALFTAIMAGAAGYVLKQIRGAALVDAVRRVAAGQSLLDPEVTPRVLYRLRQGPAEDERLAGLTDQERRILALIAEGLTNRQIANRMYLAEKTVKNYVSSMLSKLGLESRTQAAVFATKLGT
- a CDS encoding GAF domain-containing sensor histidine kinase, which encodes MTSEAGHARVPPSASSAATRPLGAARSSLPTQDRPEAAARDAASPPGPAVPATSPGVGEAAAPPPRTGQAVHAEPGAPLEERIERMLSRLGDRVDDALAGQGRMRGLVDVVVAAAQEPSLPATLRRAVEAACRLADAEYGAIGVLGADGRITDLVQAGVESQDAASIGCLPAGHELLGKALRETWTLRVDDVARRPEAMGLATDDPAFDTFLGVQIAVRGVAFGGFFLGGKRGGGSFTRADEELVTALAAAVGIAVENARLRDEARRQQAWHTASGEISAALVSVDEPWAALDLVARRARQVTSACLAAIVLPDARTGFVVTNADGPGAQALRGRSLPMDRSQLVEAMRAGHAQVVCADDLGDLLGDAADGLALSCVMVVPMAAAGRPVGGLLLGVQASAGAAPGVSASVGAPLGRVGGVAPFSALDLEMATAFAGQAALTLELTRLQRDRERLAVFEDRDRIARDLHDVVIQRLFATGLSLQGLARSVPPPVAARVAGAVAELDQTISELRHTIFSLTSPTPDGAHLRAEIDRIVGQAEHSLGLRPAVRVEGPVERVPVVIHPHLLAALREALSNIARHSRATRVRVLVRAGDDLVVVEVQDDGVGPGGATVTSGLANLRRRAMDLGGHLDFGPGLGGVGTRVRWQVPTLGRESPPDWAAAPTPPSLPRP
- a CDS encoding rhomboid family intramembrane serine protease translates to MVIPIHDINPLSRRPVITWLLIAVNVLVFVLLTPVATAVMGLHRDGQAASVCEQRRFFEEWGAIPKELLGGRQLPAADTGDLQLRPDGTTGCQIASPPPFHKNPVLSVLTSMFLHGSWLHLLGNMLFLGVFGNNIEDRMGRLTYLLFYLACGFVAAYGFSLAQPDSQNTLIGASGAIAGVLGAYLVLFPQARVIGLIPVLFFIPFWLPAWIVLGFWFVLQYLYFTGIGVSSGGGVAYGAHVVGFVFGALAVLPFVRRLRAAGPHPRRHAPRARWVRDTGW
- a CDS encoding cysteine dioxygenase, whose product is MPLVHPAILGLTTASATRETDHPWQTGPAPATARPRRDWTAPGDPSADLLPAGLLPAGLGAAVLRDDDTPLGHAALGDLAGRLAAASWLWRPIVRHDPQRRWYTRLLLTGAVEVWLIGWAPGQHTAVHDHGGALGALAVADGAVEEDIHDLRRESWHRRETHRYTRGQVVRFGADHVHQIVNRGDVAATTVHAYSPPELPLRYEPAGSTRIPTSALLQPAVAAVAAAAVAP